The Artemia franciscana chromosome 2, ASM3288406v1, whole genome shotgun sequence genome segment tacacacataaCAGACGATTCAATGTGTTTCAATTTAAGAAGACAGGCATTGAAATCAATAACTTCAAATCCACTAGAAGCAAGAGCCATTGGGccagaaaaatcaacatgcccCTGGACTGCAATTTCCCCAGGATACTTGAAAGAAATCCAAATCTTccccttttcttttaaaacttcgTCCCAATCGTGCTGAATTTGGATTATACCAATCTTTGGCATTTTTATCCTGTAAAGGAAAAGTTTAACAATCATCACGTCTTTACGGTTAGAGAGCATAGCATATATGATAAATTTGATAATGGGAAAATCATTATATATCCTCTTCATTAATaagaaacttcactttttgGCAAATTCAAAACTTGAGTTTTACCTTACCCAGAAAATattagttcaaaaattaaaaccagaAAATATCTCAAGCCTACTTTTGGCTTCTTTGTATGGATCACTCCAGGACCCATAATGGATCTCAAATATCTTCACTGTAAGTTCAAGAGAATCtcttaatttcttaaaaaactttcttttaatcTTGTGGTCAAGATTCTTATTCTGGAGAGCACTAATCAGAACATCACTCCTCTTCCTCATTTCATAACCAATTTCTATACTCAACTCTCCATATCTTAGTCTCAATCCCTCAAGGACTATTTCCAATGTTTGTAAACACTCTACATACTTTCCAACCATAGCAAGCAAGCGAGCAAGCCAATCTGCCGTTTCTGCTAAATTTAAATGATGCTTATACAGTGCCTTTTCTCGCAATTTGAAGGCCTTTGTAAAGCAAAATGTAGCAGTTTCAATCTTATTTTCTTTGTACCCATCAATCCCTTCACGATGTAGCTGTAAAGCTTGAGATTCTGCTTCTAGTTGCTCACAGTAATTTTGCTCCTTCCCACAGTCTttacaaaaagctttttttgactttttaatacTAAGTGAACCTTTACAATAAGTACATGCAAATGAAAAAAACCTTTGATTCAAGTCTGTCAACTTAGGGTCAGTGCAATAGGGACAACCACAGTCAAAGAAATACTGCAATTTCAAGCTTTCCCTTCTTTCTGGAGTTGGTGTGCGTGCAAAATGAGGGCCATAACAATGAAAGATTTCACCTCCTGTTTTGACATCTTTTACAGCACGGACAATCAAAGTCCTTCCGGAAAATGAATTTATTATAGTTGGATCGCAAGCATGATTCATTAATGATGCACTTGGATATATGGCAGTGGCAATACGATCTTGAGATTCAAGAACAAGGTTGCTTTCATTATTTGAGTCCTCAGATAGTTCTGTAATTGCGTGAGCATTGCAAATCATTTGGCAGATGtgacgcaaaaaaaaatttgacactATATTAAATATATCATCATCAAAGCCAGCATAGAcatttgttttcagcttcaaaaataGATTTAACATCAAAGCACTCATAGCATACTGAGCTAAATCTCCAGAATTCATATCAAGTATGTGAGAATTTAGATACAACACAGAAAGGTAAGGATTTTCTTTGTCTTCATAACAGTgtacaatattttcatttattactgtTTCTAATAAACAATTATCATGTACATCAGCCAATTTCTCAATTCCAATTCCAGTGATAATCTTCCAAACCAAATGAGCAATGCCTAATGACTGAAGGAAGGGTGCAAGACCACACTCATTATCATGTGATTTATCAGATTTTCTACATTCATAATCACAGTATACTGCATCACCACAGATTCTGCACACTACATATTGTTCCGATACTTTCCTGAAGCAAAACGAACAATGACTGAGTCCATTTTTTGCAAGGAGGACAGCTGTATATGGTTGCTCTTTAAAAAGTGTATCTCCAGCATGGACAAATTTAGTAGTGATTACATGTCTTCCTTTAGTTTGTGAATATGGAACAGTAAGTGCAGCTGACATACTagttattaatttgttttcaccAGCTAAAAGTTCTGGAAGctcatcaatatttttattctttatcaaTTTCTCTTTGTGAATAAGCATTTCACATTTGCTCTTTCGAAGATCAAGTTTAGCTTTAGTCATAGTGGGAACTAAATCATACACAGATTCAACATCAAGAAGACAGTCCTCATATTGTTCAAGAAAGAATAAAGATGCTGACCGATTACTTATGGCTACAGCTCTATCTTCACCAACAGAAGTATCTGCACTTTTTGTATAGCAGCCAAGACTTTCCctgtatcttttttctttaaaatactgATTTCCCATGTTCTTCCATTCTACTGCTGATTTTTCAGGTTCACAGTCGTTCAGCCAGCCAAATATTATCTCTTTAGTTTCAACATTAGATATTTCCTTCATTATCTGTGATCCAAAGATACTTTCATCTCCATATACATGTTCAGGACTATGACTGCACTGGAATTCATTTTTCACAGCTTGTATTTTGTCACGGATTTTTTCAACTAGTGGACCAACAAGCAGTTCTTGCCATGAAGATTTCATCCTAGCAAAAAGGAACCTTCAGAGGGATTCATTTAACAACagttatatataatttattataacttgaaaaaagaaagaaatttaaacACCAGAACTTATGTTGAATCCCTATGAAGTTCCCTTACTATGTCTTTGCttcatgatttttcttttctttttcaatatccATGAAAGATAACTATCAATATGCTCACATCAAATCCATACCTACATATTGGGGGGTGGGGAGACAAGGTTTTGATCAGGCCACATCTTTTGAAACACTTGTTTTAGGTGGTTTGGAATGTTGGAGTCATCAAGAATTGACGATAACTgtttaccctggaaaactaggGACAGCCAACGATTTTTTAATCTACACATTTTAGTGAAATACTTTATAAAAAGTATCTATTTCATTAAATCAGCACACTTAGCAATATGGTATAATGATATTAAAGATAACAGGCATTAGTGGTGGCTAAACAGGAAGAACGTattgaaaagcaaaatttataGGAAATGATGCTAATAATTAAGTTGTTTGAATATACATGTCACAGAATTGGGATGAGACTAGGTTTGGATTTTAGTACTCACAAATTTCtaccagaaatatcaacagacAAATGTCAAATCTGATTTAAGACTCCACTCCCACCCAAGTAGATTTGATCAAGGCTATCATGGGAGCTACATAGCCATAATTTTTCtaagaaactatgaaaaaatagttttcaaaatacTCAAACAATGTACTTAGTTGTGTAGATAagatgaagacaaaaaaaaaatgttcacatttacaacaaagaaaaattggTCAAAGACTGTCCATTCGATTGGTCAAAGTAATGAACATATGTTCAAAGTTATCCTTgtctaaatttaatattaatttcagtgTTCTGTACTGGCCAATTGTTTAACTTTGAATTGAAGTTTACTCTGTTGTTTGAACTTTCAGAagaaactttttattctactgATCCTTAGCAAGGCACAAATCAAGTTCATCTCTTTAgttattgtttaaaatttctGACTATTTCCTAATTCTTTCAGAcctacttttgtttattctttgagGGTGGTGGGAGAGAAGTCATTTGACAATCAATAGAAGATAGAAAGGATTATTAAGTTACTTATAGTGTGAAATACGAAAATAAAAGTACAATTTATGCTCAGAAAAATTAATTCTAAGGAAATTTAATTTGGGTCCTTTGCAATTTAATCtgatacatttaaaatataatggttttttaaaatatcattttcatATAAGGCTCATGCCTTCTACTTTAATGCTAGAGGTTCTTTATCAGGCCGTGGTTTATCACTCCCCTTCAAATCAACCCTCCTGAAATCAATTATACAACTGCAAAATGTAATTCAGCCCGTTTTGTCCAAGGTGACAAAAGctgattcgaaaaaaatagtatttattatggcacttggtatttaccaagtgacatataacaatcacaatctctgtctgtctgttcgtcttgcttttgctagtttgggcacttccagacaAGCCAGGACAATGAAAGCTGGCAGGCGTATaagggaccagactagattaaattagaatttcctaatatattaaaatagtctcttccttgattcgaccatctggggggcggggggagcgagcgaacaagatagttgagaagaattttatttgcccttaaaaaattattgttcttcttaagcatggcttgtggtctaggggtatgattatCGTTTAGGGTGCGAGAGGTATCGGGTTAGGATCCCAGCCATCCCAATTTTTACACGAAGAAGAtctgaaactagatacgtgatcaatatagctaTCACTGAAAGCTGGCAGGTGcatcagggacccgaccagattaattagaaatagtcacttccctgatatgaccatctggaggggagtggaaggatggttaattcggcaaaattagaaaaaaatgaggcatttttaacttacgaacaggttatcagattttaatgaaatttgatatttagaaggacctcgtgtctcagagctcttattttaaatcccgaccggatccggtgacattggggggggggggggggggggggtggaggggaaacaaaaaatcttaaaaaacgcttaaagtggagagactgtaatgaaacttggtgggaataagcccttggctcttccgacctcgtcacaagtgccatatgagcttttggctcttgtttttactTTAAGTTTGATGCCACATGCCTTTAAACTTCTCCAACTCTTGTTCAATGTTaccgttcaaatttttttcatgttaaacGCCCCATGAGGTAACTTTGAGCACCATTTTAGGATTTGTGTAGCTCCCACAACATGAAGACCATCAGTTTTGGACGGTTGCCATTGGACGCAAAATGACTTATTCCCCAGACGCCAAAAATATGCCAAAAACAGATTAAATCTTATGTTAAAAATGCACTTAAATTGGGCTTCTAAAGAGAATATAATATTATGTCAATTTTTATTTGGAGCAAgctaaattatcaaaataaatatagtaaataACCTTAAAAAGGGTCCCCACGATAGTCCAATAATTCCAGCTGGGAATGCGGATCAAATGAGCAAATaacagattcagcataccatgATGGAAATTTTAGAAGAAAGTTTACCTTCAAAATAGGGTATTATATAAGATTTCTCAAAATAGAAAGTCACCAATAGAATTCCAAAACTTTTGCAAAGACTTTTGGAAATTCCAGTTTTTATAAGATCAACACCAGtttatcttcagtttttcttctAGAAAGAAATTAAGATGAGGCTATTAAGGAACAACTGGTTTAGGataaaaacttcagaaattattttctaatcaAGCCTCATTTTCATATGATAACAAGCTCAAAACTTCTTGTTTACTGCTCATTCCATTGTTTGACTAAATATAAGGCATATAAAAAGATCCTTGTATTCCAATACTAAGCCTACCAGAATCTGAAAAATCCTTGATTGTTATGACAGAAACCTGTCAGATGACAGGCACAAAACAAGACGCATAGTAACAGAGTaaaaattactctgtattcAACCCTTTTTCTGAGAATTGGAGAAaatatttgcccccccccccccgcctcttTCCTAGCAAACGTTTCAAACTAATTTTCAACTCAATTTCCATGCTGTAAGATACAAGAAGGTATACTTCACAAATACAAGAATGGAAATCCCCCCCcattcaagtttttcaaacatatttacTCAATAACTTGCATTTTTATTATAGGTGtgaacaaaatttttgacacacatctcttttttctttcattttcttcttccacgAATTTGGTCAATCCTTTTCTTTGAGTAACCATTATCATCTAAAATTCACTATAACAATTTGACCATCCTTCAtagaatttgaaaaagtaaatttgaactTGTTATTTCAAACTGCTAATTATCACAATAAAAAGGATAACAGATCCTAGCATGGTcctaattattattttagtgACTAGGATTTAAAATTAAGTTCTTCAAATCCAACAGTTCATGAAGTAAGGAGTAACTCAGCTCAATAGCAAGAGAAACCAAAAACAGAACTTTAATATTGATATACaagattttttaagtttagtgctgtcaatcaaaagttaagagcatgagaaaattcgcctgattttgaaaaagtgaagcaacacccccaaaagtcaaggaatcttaatgaaagttgcgCAATTAGATTCAGCCCATCAGAGAAACATACTgctgaggtttcaagctcacaTCTGAAAAGATgttaactttgtatttttttgctaaaagaaagaaacaccaggagagggctcattcaaatgaaaattcagaggttctagtgccttttcCAAGTGACCAAGACGATTAGAGGGCTACTGATCCAATCCCATGCCACTTTCCCCCCAAAATACtcacatcaaaattttgagatagtctttTTGTTCAGAGTATCTGAAAGTTCTAATAacaatgcctttggggataacatgaTCCCTTAGCAGCCCCTGggaaaagggttgtaagttatgaaattcacCCATTCTTTACACATACTATTtgatattgggaagtatgcatacattttacaGGAGGAGGCATTTTCTGCTGGAGATTGATGAATTTTCTGAGGATTATCtttcaaggggaaattttaaacagggggaatttgccagaattcctattcaaaattctgtttatttgtctctttgccaactcaattttatatCTTGAAATGTTTTGGAGGGATTGTCCAAGGGAAATTTCCAGTGGAGTTGGAATTGTCTGGGTATTTTTtcattggagaaattttctgtaCAGAGAATTTTTCTCAGGAGAAATTCtaaatggaaaaattttctgtGAAAGCAAGTTtccactggggggggggcaacttcCGCGGAGGATTTACACAGAGCCAGATTTTCTGGAATTATTTAgagacgatcagaaattaattatttttttttactgaaaggaAGGtgtaacttaaaacaaacagtgatcattccatatatgagggagttgccccctccttGATACCTTATTCTTTATAATAAAGATTGATTTTTTGTCacagttctttaagaacaactcctgaaacacaagtgctgtttaaataaaataagaagtcATTTTAAAGTCCTAAAAAACTTCAACATTAAGAGCAAGGGATAGAGGAGGGGGCACTACCCTTACATACAAGAAATCTGCTTTTTCaagttgtaatgttgctccttactttcagttgaaaacatttttttatttaatcatataaaCAATGACTATCTCTGAATAAACCCACTGTTGATGTATCAAGACTTATATTGGTAATTGCAATACACCAGATAAAGTGAATGGGGCTGTTATACCTATTCAGTAAACAAAAGAGGTTTtcaagtaaaaagtaaacattcAAATCCAAGAAACCAAGTGAAATATTCAAAAGACTGGAGCTGCAATAATAgttaataaacattaaaaaaaaaaaaaaaaaacattaaaacattgTTTGGGGACACGCTGTTTTTTTTAGGCCCTAGATGGATGgccaaaaaaattatctttctttctttataccCCTACAAATTAGGAGACAACTGCATTTTTCACAAAGCttaatgtttgaaatatggtcagtcaaatGTTTATCCAGAACTATTCAGACAATTCCTCCTCCTTTTTCTGAACCGCCTGTGATTCAAAATTATACTTGATCAATCAttattgtagcttccaatattctattcttggtttgcagacaTAATTTCCTATTCCTcgttaactttttttcaaatgtgaaaaaaaaaaccttgggccttgcctattctactttttatgtCTTCAATGCATcaaccatctttactaatactactacccaGGGTAGTAAAGCTATCTACTGGATCAGCCTTCTTATTACCCAACATCACTTCACCTTTGTTTGCTCGTAGTCTAAGCAACTTAGTTTTCACAAAATTAATTTCCAAActtattcttgcaccctgaactctcgAAACCTCCAAATTTCATTCATTCTGCAAACATTTTTATGTAGGATATTTTGCAGTCAGTTATATAGTTGTATAATCTCCAAAATCTAAGAGTTTTGCATTTGATTCATTTTCatttggtttgattttcatttgattGAGAGTTTCTCATTTGATTCCACATTCTTCATCTTTGCCGTGTTCCTTAGGACAATTCTTCCTCTTTTCTACCAATCTTAAAGCATTTCTAtgctaatattcctagctgcatttCTAACTTCCCCCCTATGACACCATCTGCTACTTAACAAactgttttcttaaaatcataatatttctacattatcaaattttagAGCCTCCAGTTGTGTTAGTTATCCAAGTACCTTTGCTGTCATGGTTCTAGTCAGGGAAACTTGTGAAAGGTCAACCCTGACACCACTATAATACAACAGACAGGTACAATTATTATATACCAAGTTTTCACTAACTGAAGGAAAACAACCTCCTACTAATAAAATATGAATTCTTCTCAATATTGAATAGTAAGTATgatgaatatatgaaaatatatacagatggatcAAAAATAAATGGTTTAGGAGTGGGTTGTTCAGCAGTGGTTCCAGAATTTAACAGAGATAACAAAGTCACTAAGCAAAGAATCAACTATTTTTGATGCATATACTAAAGCAATTGAAAGTGCGCTAGAttggatgttgaaaaaattagtaaaagtgGCCAAAGTAAGTTACTCGTATGTAGTGACTCAACATCAACCCTCCAGTCCCTAaagaattttccaaataaacCAAGTGATGATATCCATAAATGTTATAGTTCTATTTCGAAGATTGTTGAGAGAAGAATAGTGATACAGTTGTGGTGTCCAGCCCATGTGGGGTGGCAGGTATTGAAAAAGTAGATAATTATGCCAAAAAGGCAGCACAAAATATGGTTCTTACACCTCCTTCAGAAACATATAAACAGATTAGAGAGATGGTAAGAAGGATTTaccaaaaaacattttgaggAAGTGAGGGATAAAAGTAGTAATATAGATCTTACCCAGAAAAAGAAGCCCAATTTTGATATGAAAAATTATAGTaggataaaagaaaatatggttGCTTAATGTTCCGTTTTTGGTTGACCCATGAAGGTTTTAAGCATAGGTTGTTTATAATAGGCAAAGCTGAGTCCTCAGTGTGATAATTGTAGTGAGATAGAAAGTATTTTCTATTATGTTGTTGAATGTAAAGAAtacgaaaatttaagaaaagaaatgatGAAGCtgtgcaaaaagaaaaatttaggaGAGCTTTCAGTAGGACTTGTATTAAGAATATTCACAGATGATGAATTTTTGAAGTATAGGATGATAGACCTGTTTATTAAGTTCATATTTGAAAGTGGTAGAGAAAAAGATTTTCTGATGTTGATAGTgaatttaataaaatgattCATTTCACATCTTGATGGTCACATATATTCCATCCTAgggtagaactaaggtagataggcaTACTGTAAGGGTAATTCAAATAGTCCATCAATATGCAATAAGCTTTAGCACTAGCCAATTTTCAGCATCAACTCCAACTTCAACTTTTCCTTTATTCGACTTGAAAATACAATAACAATATTATgtcccaacagagagcagagcttgTAAGGCTGGGAGAgtgcaaaaacatggaaaaaacatcaacatctcatcgttataatgattccaaaatttaataCAGCAAAAGACCAcaaggataagtaaataaatattgggcaggccatcccagacacagggacacaaaaacaaaacacacaaataacatcaaataatttaatttctcatcatcaatggtgaataatcaaaattttagcaaacacaGTCTTTAATatatgcttttttaaatttagttgagatttttgggatggatcaaacagaattttataatgcagcttataattgttagcaatgaagggtatttggtacaTCCCAGACCTCTgacaatccgaacgaggaattaaaattaacagatttgtcacagaaataattttttagaatttgggATTTGAAAATGTCATATGGAAGTATCTAATATTTgtatatcatttaaatctaACAATCAGTAACTTCTTATTGTGTATAGGTCTTCAGTCTCTTTCTTGGACTgttttgagaaagctattttgttaaaaatagtcaaagATCAGTTACCAGAAACTCCAAGCTAAACAaaaacccccagagcccagggcaggtgttgcaagttatgccctgtggTATATcttgttcttatggaagggtgcttgtaaaaaattcaaaggggGGTTGTTGGATTGTAAATTTGAAGATCGAATACCccttttaagtgtcaaaagtaattggagagcGACTAGCCCCCCATGCTCGTTTCCCTAAAcgcatttaatcaaaatttttagatagccattttgttattAATAATTCATGCATCAGATAACAAAAGCTCCAGGATTGACATAACCCCCCAGAGCAAAGTTGATaagaaatagaaagttctagttcctttttcaaaagtcaagtGATTCAATGGCATCTACCCACCCCCCTacccttttcaaaaaaaaaataaatcatatcaaaacttttagatagccattttgttcaaagtagtccaatgatcagataacaaaacttcagGGTCAACATAACCCCCCAGAGGCTTCTGCCccaggcatataaggtttttttatgGTAGAGATGATCATATAAGCTTTAGAGGggaatcaaataatttaaaaaattaaaagttctagttccctttttatgagtcaaaagggattggatGGCTGCTagcaaccccctcccctctgtcTTCTCCCCCATATTTATGAGAttactattttgttaaaataagttcGAAAATGAGACAACAATAATTCTGgagtcaacacaaccccccaagagcctggggcaagtgttgtaagttatgcctaggttttcaaaaagttcaaagatcagataagccCGACCCCCAGCcccacttaaaaaaagaatattttattccaaaacataTGGAGGCTGACCCCTGTCCCTCCATGACCTGATCACTTTCAACCCCACCCCCTGAAAAAACCATCAATGATTAATCATGGGAGCCAACCCCTGGTGCTCATCATATTAACAacattttattccaaaagtTATGGGAGCTGACACCTGGTCCTCCCTGCACGGCCTGACCCTTTCCCCAtccaaaacaagagctaagagctcatatggcacttgtgatgaggccagaagagccaagagctcatatggtatgagctccaacaagattctaagaatcaatagactgatttaaaaggaaaatcagaggcttaatgcctgtcaggatttaaaataagagctctgagtcatgatgtcattctaaatatcaaaattcattaagatccaatcacccactcataagtaataaatacctcattttttaaaatttttcctctccctttaaccCACCAGATGGTCAACGACTTCAAAAACGActtcagatctggtcaggatttgaaataagagctctgagacatgagttcctcctaaatatcaaatttcattaagatctggtcaaccgttcgtaagttaaaaatacctcaatttttctaatttttccaaattaacacccctagcacctccaaagagaacggatccgttccaatatgtcaatcatgtacctagaacttttgcttattcttcccatcaagtttcatctgctctaagcgttttccaagatttttgtttccctcctccaacctgccatgtccccggatccaattcgagtcaaaaatggagcatctgagacataggatccttctatatatcaagtttcattaagatccgatcacctatttaagataaaaaataccccaattttcgcattttccgagaattccggttttcccctccacctccccccaatgtcacaggatctggttggaattgtaaaaaaagagctttaaagcacaagatccttctaaatatcaaatttcattaagatctgatcaccccttcataagttacaaatacctcatttttccgaattaccccccccccccccaactccaacaaagagagcggatctggtccagttatgtcagtcatgtatcttagacttgtttctattctttccatccagtttcatcctgatctctctgctttaagtattttctaagatttccaccccccccaatgatgctggatctggttgagatttaaaataagagatctgagttacgaggtccttctaaatatgaagtttcatgaagattcattcactccttcgtaagttaaaatcacgtcattttttctaggttttccaaattaaccctcccccccccaactacaccaaagagtggatccgttccggttatgtcaatcatgtatctaggacttgtgtttatttttcccaccaagtttcatcccaatccctctactctaaatgttttccaagattttaggtttccccctcccaactcccccacccCAATGTCGCAAGATccggtcggatttaaaataagagctctgagaaacaatatccttccaaacatcaagttttattaagatctgatcaaccgtttgtaaggtaaaaatacttccattttttcaattttttccgaattaaccggcccccgactccccccagatggtcaaattgggaaaacgactatttctaatttaatctggtctggtccctgatatgtttaccaaatttcatcgtcctagcttacctggaagtgcctaaagtagcaaaaccaggactgacagacagaatttgctattgctatatgtcacttggttaatactaagtgccataaaaacaacaacCTAACaatggtattttatttcaaaaaccatTCCAAGTGACCCCTGGTCCTTCCTCTATGGCCTGACCGCCTCCCCCAAAAATAAGACTTGTTGACaatattttaatacaaaaattatgGGAACTTACCACTGAACCTCCgtttgtgcccccccccccaaaaaaaaaaatcttatttacaatattttattcaaaaatcaaagGAGCTGACCCCTAGCCCTCCAATCATGGCCTAGAACCCCCAAGAAAACttatta includes the following:
- the LOC136041403 gene encoding SET and MYND domain-containing protein 4-like, whose product is MRMKSSWQELLVGPLVEKIRDKIQAVKNEFQCSHSPEHVYGDESIFGSQIMKEISNVETKEIIFGWLNDCEPEKSAVEWKNMGNQYFKEKRYRESLGCYTKSADTSVGEDRAVAISNRSASLFFLEQYEDCLLDVESVYDLVPTMTKAKLDLRKSKCEMLIHKEKLIKNKNIDELPELLAGENKLITSMSAALTVPYSQTKGRHVITTKFVHAGDTLFKEQPYTAVLLAKNGLSHCSFCFRKVSEQYVVCRICGDAVYCDYECRKSDKSHDNECGLAPFLQSLGIAHLVWKIITGIGIEKLADVHDNCLLETVINENIVHCYEDKENPYLSVLYLNSHILDMNSGDLAQYAMSALMLNLFLKLKTNVYAGFDDDIFNIVSNFFLRHICQMICNAHAITELSEDSNNESNLVLESQDRIATAIYPSASLMNHACDPTIINSFSGRTLIVRAVKDVKTGGEIFHCYGPHFARTPTPERRESLKLQYFFDCGCPYCTDPKLTDLNQRFFSFACTYCKGSLSIKKSKKAFCKDCGKEQNYCEQLEAESQALQLHREGIDGYKENKIETATFCFTKAFKLREKALYKHHLNLAETADWLARLLAMVGKYVECLQTLEIVLEGLRLRYGELSIEIGYEMRKRSDVLISALQNKNLDHKIKRKFFKKLRDSLELTVKIFEIHYGSWSDPYKEAKSRLEIFSGFNF